The DNA segment AATAGTAATCAACACACCCAACATAGATTAAGTGTAAAGACATCAATAACAATAAGTTCATACAGTCTTTTCTTAGAACAAATACAATCATTTGTTGTTTTAAGCATATAAGTAACATTTATATTATGGTTTGTGAGTGAAATCACatcaaaatgaaatgttaaaaatcaatataaaacagaggatgtagtatgattggcaatgatacAAGTCtctacacaaaaataaacaacttaagGTCATCGtccaaagctcataccgcatagtcagctataaaagaccccgaaaagacaaatgttaatacattcaaacgaaaaaactaacgaactaatgtatgtacaaaaagttttaacgaaaaataaatatgtaacacatccacaaactacaaccactgcaattcaggctccttacttgggacaggcacatacatacagaatgttaaACATGTAAATGGGATCCTAACCCtcctcctaacctgggacagtggtgtattCAAACTTGTTTATCGAGCAATCCATGAACAGTTTCGTGTTTTGTCATTGAAATATGATTTTCCTCGAAAATTTTAAACACGTTATAGAACATTAAACATTGCAAAAATTCACAGGATTGGTCAATGGTCCTAGTAAAACTACTTTAGTATGATGTAGAAATATTATCTTAGCGGAAACATTAGTGTTATGCATATCCATATAAGGTAGTGAACCTTAACTGTTTAATTCTTACAGATTTCACAACATTTAATTGtgataacttaaaataaaaacttcataTGAATTGATAGCATTTGACAAACATGCTAAATTAACAGGTTTACAGTTAAAACGCATATAAcaattttttataagaattaaagattgcattaaaatacatatttaagctacatattttgtaatgaaggtttgaacatttgatttcaagATAATGTGTTCTATTCTAGAATGACAAGTCTAGGTTTAGTCCTGTTTACTTTCTTCACTCTGATTTAGGTCTTTGTgcgaaaataacaatatattccAAGTACAATAAGTCACACATTAATTGCAAATTTGTTCTTGTTGACAAATTATTGACTTAATTACAACTACTTAACCTTGAAAAAACCCAAGAGTTActttcaactttaaaaaaagatacgTTTCGTCTTACTTTTCGGAcctttataatcctggtacttttgataactatcacaTTTAATGTGTACTTTATAGTATGTATatccattttaatttttaatcgatttactttaaaatgttttacatgtagatttatataaaacaatgtcCGTTTTCAATCAATTACATATCTCCAAAAAAGTGAAGACAATTATGTTGATAGAATAATAATACTCGTAACTTTTGAATCACGGCGTGTATTATCCAATCTTTCTGCTAGAATCCAGAGAATATCACAGCACTGAGTCTTTCTTTGTTTAGTTCTTTGCTTTCTATCCATAAAGTCCCTTTGACATCAATTGTCATTACCCCTGGATTTTCTAATCCCATTaatgttaaatctaatattGTCACTAATTCCCCCTTGGCTGTGACAAGATGGAGAGCATGTTGTTTTATAtcagaaattatcaattttttggATTTAGTAATTACCACTTCAACAGGAGCAAAGAAATGTTCATCTGAATTGATTAAGGAATTTCCTTTGTATTTCCATTGAATAATTCCATCTCTACTGATGAACACTACATCTCCTTCAAAGCCATCTGTAGACTTACTATCAATGTAGCATATATCATCATCGGCTGTCGTACAGCATCGTACAACATCTCCCGTAAGTAATTGTCTCCCATGATTTTTATAGACCTGTATGATTTCTCCATCAAATCCTAACCTTATGATGACAGGTGTGTCTTCTTTGTCGGTCATCGAGGTACAATCCATTCCCAAAATAATCTGATTGTCTGAAACATGTAGAGTATAAGGTGCATTAGGagaaaaatctttgaaaacCTTTAATTCTTCattaaaatacaattgaaaGATACGTCGAGAAGATGCTAAGAGAACTTTGTTATTCAAACATCTAATTTCAGGgtctttaatttcaatttttattgattttgtggtttttacTCCTTCTTTCAATTGCAGTTGTTGAATTTGTTTGCCTCCATCTGCGATCCAAATGTTGCCTTCCTTATCACTTGTGATGCTGTGTATATATGACATGtctatatcatattttgatttgatctGAAATTGAATTTCCATTTCAACTGTTATAGAATTAGTTTGGATTTTATAATTAGGAACATATTGctgtgtttttatattaaatgattttggaATTGTTGACTGCTCAATCGACTCCAATTTTGCATGCAGGGAACTTATAGCCTCAAAAAACTTTTCGGTGTTTTTTGATTTGTGATTATTTTCTACCTGTTGCATAACAATTTCAATATCTTTTCCTTCTTCTaacacttttgattttttaaatgacattagTTCCGTATTTTTCTTGCTCTTTTCTTCAGTTTCTTGAAGTAGCTTCAAACATTGAGACTGCACTTTCTTCGCTAACTTTTCCTCttctaatattttttgtactaaTTCATATGACTTTGATCTTTCGATTTCTACCATAATATCTATTTTTTCCATAAACTTTTCTATCTTTTTATGAGCCTGATCATacatttgtttcatttcttCAACCTTGTTTTGACAAACTGTTTGTATTTCAATCATTGAATGCGGGTGGTGTGTATTTGCTATGCACTTTGGACAAACTAATATTTCACATGTTTTGCAGTACATACAGCACATATGTTTTCTATGGTCTTTACATTTGACAGGTTTGAATTCCGACGTAACATCGGTGTCCTCGATGTGAGAATGGATGTCCTTCAACGCTACTATGTCATGCAGATCTGCATTCTTGAACTTGGCATGTACCTTATCTGTACATTTTTGGCACATGTATAGATTACAGTCCATAcatttcacttttatttttgtatctgTTTCACATAATCCACAAGTAAGAACGTCCTGGGACTTTTTAATTGATGCAGAATAAGCCATTTTCTTTTTTGCTCACACATTCATGCTTCcttaattgtttaattattaCTAACTTGTAAATGCCTTTACAACAGGTACTAGTAGTTATAAAATGCTGTCTAAATTTGTCATTGTATTGAAACATGTGTTTTGTTCAATGTTTGATTAAAACGATTGCTTTAGTTGGagatatatatttcaatgtcaGACAATATCTTAGACCAAAGTTATAAggaacaaaatacaaacaaattaaatataataaattagtaCGTTCATACTGTGTTCATcttgatttataaattttacggCTCAATTGATCAATTGCTTGATAGATTGTAATTGTCACATAacttcttttgaaaataatcgCGTGTCAACTTCAATCTTGTACATTCAGTTATTTTGCCAAATTATTGACATAGATGTAACTTGATTTTTAATCTTTCATCATAATATCAAAATGGTCTTTGCCTTGACATATTATTGTAATGTTACATTTCTTATGACTTAATAACTCgataaaatcttattttaagTTAATTTAATTAAGTTCCATTATTAAAAGATAGTATCAAATTACACCAAGTGTTAACTACGTAAAAAGTTTATCAAGAAATATTATTGGACTAGACCGTCAACTTATAAATTAGTACAATTGCTTTCTGTTGAAAACACTAAGGAACTCTGTAATTTAGGAAAGTACTTACTCTATGCATTTAAGTGCAGGAATAATATTTAAGacctatatatttattatatgtagTCTGAAACTCATAAACTGTATAATATGTAACTGATATTTCTGACGTTTGTTATTTATGTGTATGTTAACGCTATACAACTTGTAAACTGTATATATTTATGCATATTATACTGATAAACTGTAttgtttaaagtaaataaagaatagaaaaactATTAATAGTCCAATTAAACACaacttttatgtaaaataagcaAACGTAACCTGATTAGCAAATTCTTAGACGATTGTTTTGGAAAAGGAATGtgaatatttcttttgaaaatatcttgcCCAATATGGTTTAATCAGAGACCTAATGGTACCATTTCAAACTACCTATTGGAaaaaacatttgacaaaatcgtGTTAGTTTATCGATTGTGATCTACCCAATTAGTTTCGTCACAtggtggtctaagtagttactactgtaatcactagccagtcaacactgatgtCTCGTGTGGGTGCACTCGATTCCAATTTTAAtggactaggattgtcagttttcttatCAAAGGTCGTggttcctccaccaataaaaaaacTGGGCTAAACAAAATAGCCTAAATGCGGTGCTTAAAAGTTGCgttaaacacaaaaaatcaatcaatcaatcttttcAGTGTTCGTAATTATAAGAGCAACATGACGGTTGCAACTTGTGGTTCATTATATGCTCAACCttacggagcacctgagatcaccactTGGTTTGAAGGGGTTCTAGTTAATCAGACtttagtttttatatgttgtgttttgtgtattgttgtttgtattttgtatttttgttttatcatggcGTTTTCAGTCTATTTTATACTTATCAGCTTGAATGTTACTTTggaatcatttgattttgacatgtgattatggactttccccagttgattttcctctgagttcagtatttttgagattttactttttgattctttttcatcaaataaaaagaaGTTGTAAAGGAAATTACTTTTTTGTCCCCCTGCATCAGTCTGTCATTTTCCTATTGCCATCATACTGAACATTTTGTTCAGTCAGATCTTCTGGTgacttttcaaatattaataaaagataCACTAGTCAATACCAGATGAGTTCGAAAATCAGACATAAATAGTTCAGAAATGGGCAACCCTTAGTCCAGAATATGACTGCTAAAAAGGCCCATTTCAATTGTTCTCACCAGGTTGTTGCCTTCATTGTTTTGCATTCCTCTTTAAATTGGTATTCAGGGCTCAACTCATCAACACTTTGGATAAGTTTAATAATCATTTATGATGTACCATTATTTTTGGAAGCGactatgaacaaattctatctattatatatatatattttaagaaagtacAAACTACTGAGCTGATGGTATAGTCCAACAGCAGAGGTAGCAAGGCAGTGATGTCAAAAACTAAATGAGATATATGTCATGCGACCGAAGTGGATTTAGTTTCAACAGGAACTTTCAAGATAATGTTTTTAAAGCCTAGGTTATACAAGAACCAAAACAGTATTAATGATGTCTTCAGATTCTTATACTAGCAAAAtgaattttttaaagaacaatttgaaatataagatttttaTCAGATTGCATTGAATGAAACTTTCCTGGTACTGAAAAGGTATACACAAAGggcagaaaacataatgtccccTCTACCCCAACTATCATATGCAGGGCATGATAAAAATGAATACAAtaattcatacattttaatAGGTATATGTAATAGACTATAATTATATTGGGTAACAGATTCATGAAATAGACTATACCAACAGTAAGTAACAAAActttacataataaatatactGAAATGCCAGTTTGTTATCTGAAAAAAATGCTCCGACAATAACTTGTAGGTGGACTTTCATactcaaacaaaataaatggaAGCCAACACATCTTCAATTGGTAAGAAGCAATATATAATATGCgttaattaaaaactgtacaGAAAAAGTTTCATTatagctaatttcctaatgcatttAGAGCAAGACTTGCTTGCTTTGATTGTTTATTGTACAATTGTTATTGGGGTACTGTCCAATCAAATTTGAATGATATATACAGATTTAACATTGcctatatttattgttttaagatGCCATTCTTTATCACAAAACTTGAGTACACGTTTATACAAGCAATGCAAGCAATTCAAATCTTGTTTTACTCTacaagcattaggaaattagctctaACTTATAGGTAAATCATATACACATTTAATATTAGAAAGCACTATTAGAACTATAGGGTTAACACCTAAATGTAAGTTGTGTACAAATAaaggttacaaaaaaaataaaatggggCAGCCATTCTATTAAGATAACAAGGTAATAAGACATAAGAGTATTACTTATTCTGATTGGTTATTCATATCAAATACCTGTGacttattttgattggctattCGTACCAGTTTCCTATAGCTTGTTCTGATTGGTTGTTGATACCAGATACGGTACCTGAAGGATTTTCAGATTAATGaagaacaaaaagtaaaatgttcTCATTCCTTAGGACTATTTAGCATTTTTCTGATACCATACTAGtaattgaaaatcatattaCCAGGCAAGGGATATTGTCATGGGTAGAAAATGTTAGAAAAATGTCTGTGCCAAATCTTAACTCTTACTTTTGctatatgatttatttcaaattcttatTGAAGCAAAGGTTCGAACCAAGccttttcttaattattttggCCTTTTGGAATGTACTACCAACCTCAAGCAAGATTGATACACCTCTTCATCTTCTAGGGATGTGAGCCAATCAGGGAATATCAACCTCACTTTAGATTATAGTTATTACAGTATATTTAAAGATATGTAAACCAATCAGAACCTAGATTATGTAACCAATCATGCAACAATGAAGGGTGCTAACAGGAAAAGTATAGCtcatctatatttttttcaaaagatagaTGATTTAGCataatatgaattaaaatgGTTCATTCTGAAAAATGGGTTAACATAAATGAAAGCAAcccaaaacacaataaaacaaaaaaaaatatctacagGTTATTTTATGGTCTTCACAGACAGACCAGTGTCCATATAAACG comes from the Mytilus trossulus isolate FHL-02 chromosome 3, PNRI_Mtr1.1.1.hap1, whole genome shotgun sequence genome and includes:
- the LOC134710683 gene encoding uncharacterized protein LOC134710683; this translates as MAYSASIKKSQDVLTCGLCETDTKIKVKCMDCNLYMCQKCTDKVHAKFKNADLHDIVALKDIHSHIEDTDVTSEFKPVKCKDHRKHMCCMYCKTCEILVCPKCIANTHHPHSMIEIQTVCQNKVEEMKQMYDQAHKKIEKFMEKIDIMVEIERSKSYELVQKILEEEKLAKKVQSQCLKLLQETEEKSKKNTELMSFKKSKVLEEGKDIEIVMQQVENNHKSKNTEKFFEAISSLHAKLESIEQSTIPKSFNIKTQQYVPNYKIQTNSITVEMEIQFQIKSKYDIDMSYIHSITSDKEGNIWIADGGKQIQQLQLKEGVKTTKSIKIEIKDPEIRCLNNKVLLASSRRIFQLYFNEELKVFKDFSPNAPYTLHVSDNQIILGMDCTSMTDKEDTPVIIRLGFDGEIIQVYKNHGRQLLTGDVVRCCTTADDDICYIDSKSTDGFEGDVVFISRDGIIQWKYKGNSLINSDEHFFAPVEVVITKSKKLIISDIKQHALHLVTAKGELVTILDLTLMGLENPGVMTIDVKGTLWIESKELNKERLSAVIFSGF